In Dasypus novemcinctus isolate mDasNov1 chromosome 23, mDasNov1.1.hap2, whole genome shotgun sequence, the following proteins share a genomic window:
- the SEPTIN12 gene encoding septin-12 isoform X2 gives MLGYVGIEAVLDQLKIKAMKMGFEFNIMVVGQSGLGKSTMVSTLFKSKVWKTTPPAAGGPVPQTLQLQSVTHVLEEKGVKLKLTVTDTPGFGDQINNDKCWDPILGYIREQYERYLQEEILITRQRHIPDTRVHCCVYFVPPTGHCLRPLDIEFLQRLCRTVNVVPVIARADSLTLEERETFRHRIQQDLKNHSIDVYPQKCFDEDINDRILNSKIRERIPFAVVGADREHLVNGSGEHGALRVSSPARPAHSLPPPGPEGHHPQRPLRELPRLEAQREPRAAPRARMGEPVPCAHQPRGCGRALKSPQAGPRQHGGGMLSPRGPHACTRASIKGGHCFLRKAVLREPKVFLETPPWSYPRIKVWLFLCKNGRHPRRWESQSPGRASFGPPALLCPIPRPKSQIRLSAANPVHPASHSQPGWPTRL, from the exons ATGCTCGGTTACGTGGGCATCGAGGCCGTGCTGGACCAGCTCAAGATCAAGGCCATGAAGATGGGCTTCGAGTTCAACATCATGGTGGTGG GGCAGAGCGGGCTGGGCAAATCCACCATGGTGAGCACCCTGTTCAAGTCCAAAGTGTGGAAGACGACGCCCCCCGCCGCGGGGGGCCCCGTGCCACAGACGCTGCAGCTGCAGTCGGTGACCCACG TCCTCGAGGAGAAGGGCGTGAAGCTGAAGCTGACGGTGACCGACACGCCGGGCTTCGGGGACCAGATCAACAACGACAAGTG CTGGGACCCCATCCTGGGCTACATCAGGGAGCAGTACGAGCGGTACCTGCAGGAGGAGATCCTCATCACCCGCCAGCGGCACATCCCCGACACCCGGGTGCACTGCTGTGTGTACTTCGTGCCCCCCACCGGGCACTG CCTCCGGCCCCTGGACATCGAGTTCCTGCAGCGGCTGTGCAGGACCGTCAACGTGGTGCCCGTGATCGCCAGGGCCGACAGCCTGACCCTCGAGGAGCGGGAGACCTTCAGGCACAGG ATCCAGCAAGACCTGAAGAACCACAGCATTGACGTGTACCCGCAGAAGTGCTTCGACGAGGACATCAACGACAGGATTCTCAACAGCAAGATCCGG GAACGCATCCCCTTCGCCGTGGTGGGCGCCGACCGCGAGCACCTGGTGAACGGAAG TGGAGAACACGGCGCACTGCGAGTTTCCTCTCCTGCGAGACCTGCTCATTCG CTCCCACCTCCAGGACCTGAAGGACATCACCCACAACGTCCACTACGAGAACTACCGCGTCTGGAGGCTCAACGAGAGCCACGTGCTGCCCCGCGGGCCCGGATGGGTGAACCTGTCCCCTGCGCCCACCAGCCACGCGGCTGCGGCCGGGCCCTCAAAAGTCCGCAGGCGGGCCCACGACAGCACGGAGGAGGGATGCTGAGCCCGCGGGGCCCCCACGCGTGTACTAGAGCGTCTATTAAAGGTGGACATTGCTTTTTAAGGAAAGCCGTGCTCAGAGAGCCAAAGGTGTTTTTGGAAACACCTCCTTGGAGCTATCCTCGAATAAAAGTATGGCTCTTCCTGTGTAAGAATGGGAGACACCCAAGGCGCTGGGAATCTCAAAGCCCTGGGAGGGCGTCCTTTGGGCCACCAGCCCTCCTCTGCCCCATCCCCAGACCCAAATCACAAATCAGGCTTTCTGCCGCCAACCCTGTCCACCCAGCCTCTCACTCACAGCCAGGGTGGCCCACCCGGCTATGA
- the SEPTIN12 gene encoding septin-12 isoform X1 yields the protein MDPLGQAPSPCLSRPPSPRTPPCEMLGYVGIEAVLDQLKIKAMKMGFEFNIMVVGQSGLGKSTMVSTLFKSKVWKTTPPAAGGPVPQTLQLQSVTHVLEEKGVKLKLTVTDTPGFGDQINNDKCWDPILGYIREQYERYLQEEILITRQRHIPDTRVHCCVYFVPPTGHCLRPLDIEFLQRLCRTVNVVPVIARADSLTLEERETFRHRIQQDLKNHSIDVYPQKCFDEDINDRILNSKIRERIPFAVVGADREHLVNGSGEHGALRVSSPARPAHSLPPPGPEGHHPQRPLRELPRLEAQREPRAAPRARMGEPVPCAHQPRGCGRALKSPQAGPRQHGGGMLSPRGPHACTRASIKGGHCFLRKAVLREPKVFLETPPWSYPRIKVWLFLCKNGRHPRRWESQSPGRASFGPPALLCPIPRPKSQIRLSAANPVHPASHSQPGWPTRL from the exons ATGGACCCCCTGGGACAGGCCCCGTCGCCCTGCTTGTCGCGGCCCCCCAGCCCCAGGACCCCGCCCTGCGAGATGCTCGGTTACGTGGGCATCGAGGCCGTGCTGGACCAGCTCAAGATCAAGGCCATGAAGATGGGCTTCGAGTTCAACATCATGGTGGTGG GGCAGAGCGGGCTGGGCAAATCCACCATGGTGAGCACCCTGTTCAAGTCCAAAGTGTGGAAGACGACGCCCCCCGCCGCGGGGGGCCCCGTGCCACAGACGCTGCAGCTGCAGTCGGTGACCCACG TCCTCGAGGAGAAGGGCGTGAAGCTGAAGCTGACGGTGACCGACACGCCGGGCTTCGGGGACCAGATCAACAACGACAAGTG CTGGGACCCCATCCTGGGCTACATCAGGGAGCAGTACGAGCGGTACCTGCAGGAGGAGATCCTCATCACCCGCCAGCGGCACATCCCCGACACCCGGGTGCACTGCTGTGTGTACTTCGTGCCCCCCACCGGGCACTG CCTCCGGCCCCTGGACATCGAGTTCCTGCAGCGGCTGTGCAGGACCGTCAACGTGGTGCCCGTGATCGCCAGGGCCGACAGCCTGACCCTCGAGGAGCGGGAGACCTTCAGGCACAGG ATCCAGCAAGACCTGAAGAACCACAGCATTGACGTGTACCCGCAGAAGTGCTTCGACGAGGACATCAACGACAGGATTCTCAACAGCAAGATCCGG GAACGCATCCCCTTCGCCGTGGTGGGCGCCGACCGCGAGCACCTGGTGAACGGAAG TGGAGAACACGGCGCACTGCGAGTTTCCTCTCCTGCGAGACCTGCTCATTCG CTCCCACCTCCAGGACCTGAAGGACATCACCCACAACGTCCACTACGAGAACTACCGCGTCTGGAGGCTCAACGAGAGCCACGTGCTGCCCCGCGGGCCCGGATGGGTGAACCTGTCCCCTGCGCCCACCAGCCACGCGGCTGCGGCCGGGCCCTCAAAAGTCCGCAGGCGGGCCCACGACAGCACGGAGGAGGGATGCTGAGCCCGCGGGGCCCCCACGCGTGTACTAGAGCGTCTATTAAAGGTGGACATTGCTTTTTAAGGAAAGCCGTGCTCAGAGAGCCAAAGGTGTTTTTGGAAACACCTCCTTGGAGCTATCCTCGAATAAAAGTATGGCTCTTCCTGTGTAAGAATGGGAGACACCCAAGGCGCTGGGAATCTCAAAGCCCTGGGAGGGCGTCCTTTGGGCCACCAGCCCTCCTCTGCCCCATCCCCAGACCCAAATCACAAATCAGGCTTTCTGCCGCCAACCCTGTCCACCCAGCCTCTCACTCACAGCCAGGGTGGCCCACCCGGCTATGA
- the SEPTIN12 gene encoding septin-12 isoform X3, producing the protein MDPLGQAPSPCLSRPPSPRTPPCEMLGYVGIEAVLDQLKIKAMKMGFEFNIMVVGQSGLGKSTMVSTLFKSKVWKTTPPAAGGPVPQTLQLQSVTHVLEEKGVKLKLTVTDTPGFGDQINNDKCWDPILGYIREQYERYLQEEILITRQRHIPDTRVHCCVYFVPPTGHCLRPLDIEFLQRLCRTVNVVPVIARADSLTLEERETFRHRIQQDLKNHSIDVYPQKCFDEDINDRILNSKIRERIPFAVVGADREHLVNGRCVLGRKTKWGVIEVENTAHCEFPLLRDLLIRSHLQDLKDITHNVHYENYRVWRLNESHVLPRGPGWVNLSPAPTSHAAAAGPSKVRRRAHDSTEEGC; encoded by the exons ATGGACCCCCTGGGACAGGCCCCGTCGCCCTGCTTGTCGCGGCCCCCCAGCCCCAGGACCCCGCCCTGCGAGATGCTCGGTTACGTGGGCATCGAGGCCGTGCTGGACCAGCTCAAGATCAAGGCCATGAAGATGGGCTTCGAGTTCAACATCATGGTGGTGG GGCAGAGCGGGCTGGGCAAATCCACCATGGTGAGCACCCTGTTCAAGTCCAAAGTGTGGAAGACGACGCCCCCCGCCGCGGGGGGCCCCGTGCCACAGACGCTGCAGCTGCAGTCGGTGACCCACG TCCTCGAGGAGAAGGGCGTGAAGCTGAAGCTGACGGTGACCGACACGCCGGGCTTCGGGGACCAGATCAACAACGACAAGTG CTGGGACCCCATCCTGGGCTACATCAGGGAGCAGTACGAGCGGTACCTGCAGGAGGAGATCCTCATCACCCGCCAGCGGCACATCCCCGACACCCGGGTGCACTGCTGTGTGTACTTCGTGCCCCCCACCGGGCACTG CCTCCGGCCCCTGGACATCGAGTTCCTGCAGCGGCTGTGCAGGACCGTCAACGTGGTGCCCGTGATCGCCAGGGCCGACAGCCTGACCCTCGAGGAGCGGGAGACCTTCAGGCACAGG ATCCAGCAAGACCTGAAGAACCACAGCATTGACGTGTACCCGCAGAAGTGCTTCGACGAGGACATCAACGACAGGATTCTCAACAGCAAGATCCGG GAACGCATCCCCTTCGCCGTGGTGGGCGCCGACCGCGAGCACCTGGTGAACGGAAGGTGCGTCCTCGGCCGGAAGACCAAGTGGGGCGTCATCGAAG TGGAGAACACGGCGCACTGCGAGTTTCCTCTCCTGCGAGACCTGCTCATTCG CTCCCACCTCCAGGACCTGAAGGACATCACCCACAACGTCCACTACGAGAACTACCGCGTCTGGAGGCTCAACGAGAGCCACGTGCTGCCCCGCGGGCCCGGATGGGTGAACCTGTCCCCTGCGCCCACCAGCCACGCGGCTGCGGCCGGGCCCTCAAAAGTCCGCAGGCGGGCCCACGACAGCACGGAGGAGGGATGCTGA